A genomic window from Henningerozyma blattae CBS 6284 chromosome 3, complete genome includes:
- the TPK3 gene encoding cAMP-dependent protein kinase catalytic subunit TPK3 (similar to Saccharomyces cerevisiae TPK1 (YJL164C) and TPK3 (YKL166C); ancestral locus Anc_1.182), which yields MYVDPQKNNQIRTLSIPKRPEPSQEELLKRQHQKAQEKKSLENSPSVNPDGSDHISMKKLGETLRAAEQRSQLTNTDLGSRNNTNNIQQQGSNTSTPVPQVMVGKKTSGKYTLQDFQIMRTLGTGSFGRVHLVRSNHNGRFYAMKVLKKHTVVKLKQVEHTNDERRMLSLVTHPFLVRMWGTFQDSQQVFMIMDYIEGGELFSLLRKSQRFPNPVAKFYAAEVCLALEYLHSNDIIYRDLKPENILLDKNGHIKITDFGFAKYVPDVTYTLCGTPDYIAPEVISTKPYNKSVDWWSFGILIYEMLAGYTPFYDSNTMKTYENILNTTLKFPSFFHDDVKDLLSKLIARDLSKRLGNLQNGSNDVKNHAWFSEVVWEKLVARNIETPYEPPIQQGRGDTSLFERYPEEEINYGVQGEDTYAVLFQEF from the coding sequence ATGTACGTCGACCCACAAAAAAACAACCAGATAAGAACATTGAGCATTCCCAAACGACCAGAACCTTCTCAGGAAGAACTTTTAAAACGACAACATCAGAAAGCTCAGGAGAAAAAGAGTTTGGAAAATTCGCCGTCGGTAAACCCGGATGGTTCCGACCATAtatcaatgaaaaaattgggTGAAACTCTTCGAGCTGCTGAACAAAGAAGCCAACTGACAAACACAGATCTGGGCAGTCGGAATAATACAAACAACATTCAACAACAAGGGTCCAACACATCTACTCCTGTTCCTCAAGTCATGGTCGGTAAAAAAACTTCTGGGAAATATACTTTACAAGATTTCCAAATCATGCGTACCTTAGGGACTGGGTCCTTTGGAAGAGTCCATTTGGTACGTTCCAATCATAATGGGAGGTTCTATGCGATGAAAGTGTTAAAGAAACATACGGTGGTGAAATTGAAACAAGTTGAACATACAAATGATGAAAGACGAATGTTATCGTTGGTCACCCACCCTTTCTTAGTAAGAATGTGGGGGACATTTCAAGACTCTCAACAAGTATTTATGATCATGGATTATATTGAAGGTGGTGAACTATTTTCTCTATTAAGGAAGTCACAAAGGTTCCCCAACCCTGTAGCTAAATTTTATGCTGCGGAGGTTTGTTTGGCTTTGGAATATTTACATTCCAATGATATCATTTATAGAGATTTAAAACCAGAAAATATCTTGTTGGATAAGAATGGTCATATCAAGATTACAGATTTTGGGTTTGCCAAATATGTGCCAGATGTTACATACACTTTATGTGGTACTCCAGATTATATTGCACCTGAAGTCATTAGCACCAAACCTTATAATAAATCTGTAGATTGGTGGAGTTTTGGTATATTGATTTATGAAATGTTGGCTGGTTATACTCCATTCTATGATTCCAATACCATGAAAACTTATgagaatattttgaatactACTTTGAAATTCCCATCTTTTTTCCATGATGATGTCAAAGATCTTTTAAGTAAATTAATTGCAAGAGATTTATCTAAGAGATTAggtaatttacaaaatggTTCAAATGATGTTAAAAACCATGCTTGGTTTTCAGAAGTCGTTTGGGAAAAATTAGTAGCAAGAAATATTGAAACACCTTATGAACCTCCAATTCAACAAGGCCGCGGTGACACGTCATTGTTTGAAAGATACcctgaagaagaaattaattacGGGGTTCAAGGTGAAGATACTTATGCCGTATTATTCCAAGAATTTTAG
- the MRP49 gene encoding mitochondrial 54S ribosomal protein mL61 (similar to Saccharomyces cerevisiae MRP49 (YKL167C); ancestral locus Anc_1.181) codes for MAKSSVIKQLKALNQISYTTKEALVYLKPDKIKSINLFFNFKNEDGHMGARKFWRNYIPTIQFYNPTLLVNVTRTHPPVILSKKSKIKKVLPENMKFVSEQDLNRCSLEVKDHNDKTINKIEMKSKHSTDILKEFLEQVEHEKIPEADLIKLE; via the coding sequence atggcAAAATCAAGTGttattaaacaattaaaagcattaaatcaaatatcaTATACTACTAAAGAAGCTCTAGTCTACTTAAAGCCTGATAAGATaaaatcaatcaatttattctttaattttaaaaatgaagatgGACATATGGGGGCAAGAAAGTTTTGGAGGAATTATATACCAACTATACAATTTTACAACCCTACCCTTCTAGTCAATGTTACTAGAACTCATCCGCCAGTTATTTTATctaaaaaatctaaaatcAAGAAAGTTTTACCagaaaatatgaaatttgTTTCTGAACAAGATTTAAATCGCTGTTCTTTAGAAGTTAAGGATCATAACGATAAAACCATAAATAAGATTGAAATGAAATCGAAACATTCGACTGACAttctaaaagaatttttagaGCAAGTAGAACATGAAAAAATCCCAGAGGCTGATTTAATCAAGcttgaataa
- the TBLA0C05800 gene encoding uncharacterized protein (similar to Saccharomyces cerevisiae HAL5 (YJL165C) and KKQ8 (YKL168C); ancestral locus Anc_1.180), producing the protein MNNNNNIDSDIPKLADINKKSTKNISLSTQGSPECYSHGSSNHTTHNTEGHHQHHHHHHTHEVPIDSGNNLSKTDIENGGTLKVLSNTSVDAGTTMKSPVQIAIPSNVLRHFKNQNKDISTLSLSSIPNEKNYEFNARINAEDGDSEVSIARFSWEGVTTDDDMNDDELLLQDDDTIQEKEQFKTQPQPILSSLSRSEDRPGYPNGLKLSPSSYVVSDTERSNKNTSTRINSGLGKKNKIVQQKLVYSDNEASIPPLSESITKDKTRNILLDRKHPSSPLSYTSTRKQASLPLTTDLRNSNKKYSTVDLESKPISPLDYKKERILPSTNVANIDIPTKNHHHHHHHHHHQLVTTDNEIRKTSSSLNFSGNDINKNVSISSTKCNEITKNLLLLKTSESKKPPLLSRELHERKKSPSPQLSGKPPISTSTSPVTKSLSTFLGNPATLSNNSNNPSTTSFTTILPNSNVPNNAKSPTNTSSINTSNSKMNSSSNSRKEVKEIILLKTETFLVYNTGKHLHNYNRIPIISENSFDMKPSKILKPSFYKALIEEKKLDKAYSILDYKHSSHPDSTMVTTNDCYKKCKVNKLKEEELYLSSSSNSTDDSNEKLIPKVVNKNSIIGPDEFRLINRISNRIYNILEDEKENIPQPKSSTGTFSHIYGKPIAVIGEGSYGVLKLCSRPATEKDDYGSYSRTYNDGKNVYFAIKEFARPKLYSSKKFSTKITSEFIIGHSLNEFSQRSKKTSFYPNIFNLLVTDKTFIEVMEFCAAGDLFTLMNNKLKNNKVFHPLEADCIFKQILYAIKYMHDHCVAHCDIKPENILLHKDGLVKVCDFGVSQVFQTGWEKNPHYQKGARGSEPYVAPEEFIKDHKYDPKLSDCWSCGIIYCNLLMIDEPLWKVAIASKDPIFKDYCHQIVHTKKFQLIETKFKHINAEHNENQKQTIYGILRWEPEKRLTVTQVLETHWMRHTICCVDYLHRREHTNH; encoded by the coding sequence atgaataataacaataatatagaCTCAGATATACCGAAATTGGCAGATATAAACAAGAAAAGcacaaaaaatatatctctTTCTACTCAGGGGTCACCTGAGTGCTACAGTCATGGCAGCTCTAATCACACTACACATAATACAGAGGGCCATCACCAGCACCACCATCACCACCATACTCATGAGGTACCGATTGACTCTGGAAATAATTTGTCAAAAACTGACATTGAAAATGGAGGAACTTTAAAAGTACTGTCAAATACAAGTGTTGATGCTGGAACTACTATGAAGTCTCCAGTGCAAATAGCTATCCCAAGCAATGTTTTAAGACATTTTAAAAAccaaaataaagatatatcaACCCTATCGTTATCATCGATaccaaatgaaaaaaattatgagTTTAATGCTAGAATTAATGCTGAGGATGGTGATTCTGAGGTAAGCATAGCTCGATTTAGTTGGGAGGGAGTCACTACAGATGATGATATGAATGATGATGAGTTACTGTTACAAGATGATGATACTattcaagaaaaagaaCAATTCAAAACACAGCCACAACCAATACTTTCATCGTTATCTAGATCGGAGGATAGACCAGGGTACCCTAATGGTTTGAAATTATCACCTTCTTCATACGTCGTTTCTGATACAGAAAGATCAAACAAAAATACATCGACGAGAATTAATTCTGGCttaggaaaaaaaaataaaatcgtACAACAGAAATTAGTCTATTCAGATAATGAAGCTTCAATACCTCCACTCTCTGAATCTATTACTAAAGACAAAACAAGAAATATCTTATTGGATCGAAAACATCCTTCTTCTCCATTATCATATACTAGTACTAGGAAACAAGCTTCATTGCCATTAACTACTGATTTAAGGAATTCCAACAAGAAGTATTCCACAGTAGATTTGGAGTCAAAGCCAATATCACCATTAgattataaaaaagaacGAATTTTGCCATCTACTAATGTAgcaaatattgatattccAACTAAAAATCATcaccatcatcatcaccatcatcatcatcaattaGTGACCACTGACAATGAAATAAGGAAAACTTCTTCTAGCTTAAATTTCTCAGGTAATGATATAAACAAAAACGTTTCTATTTCATCTACAAAATGTAatgaaattacaaaaaatctACTACTTTTGAAAACTTCAGAAAGCAAAAAGCCTCCTTTACTTTCTCGTGAATTACATGAAAGGAAAAAAAGTCCTTCACCTCAATTATCTGGAAAACCCCCAATCTCAACCTCAACCTCTCCCGTTACAAAATCTTTATCGACTTTTTTAGGTAATCCCGCTACGTTAtccaataattcaaataatcctTCAACAACTTCATTTACAACTATTCTTCCCAATTCGAATGTACCGAATAATGCCAAGTCTCCAACTAATACTTCTTCCATAAACACTTCAAATTCCAAGATGAACTCATCATCGAATTCAAGAAAGGAagtaaaagaaataatccTACTAAAGACTGAAACTTTTCTAGTATACAACACGGGCAAGCATCttcataattataatagaATTCCCATTATCAGTgaaaattcatttgataTGAAACCTTCCAAAATCTTAAAACCTTCGTTTTATAAAGCTttaatagaagaaaaaaaattagacaAGGCTTATTCCATCTTAGATTATAAACATTCTTCTCATCCAGATTCCACCATGGTAACTACCAATGATTGCTATAAAAAATGtaaagtaaataaattaaaagaagaagaactTTATCTATCTTCTAGTTCAAATAGTACTGATGAtagtaatgaaaaattaattccaaaagttgtaaataaaaactCCATTATTGGGCCTGATGAATTTCGATTAATTAATAGAATAtcaaatagaatttataaCATATTGGAAGATGAAAAAGAGAATATTCCACAACCTAAATCATCAACAGGTACTTTTAGTCATATATATGGCAAGCCAATTGCAGTGATTGGTGAAGGTTCATATGgtgttttgaaattatgTTCAAGACCAGCTACTGAGAAAGATGATTATGGTAGCTATAGTAGAACTTATAATGATGGTAAAAATGTATACTTTGctataaaagaatttgCAAGACCTAAATTATATAGTAGTAAAAAATTCAGCACTAAAATCACATctgaatttattattggtcattctttaaatgaattttctcaaagaagtaaaaaaacttctttttatccaaatatttttaatttattagtaACCGACAAGACTTTTATTGAGGTCATGGAATTTTGTGCTGCAGGAGACCTTTTCActttaatgaataataaattgaaaaataataaagtgTTTCATCCCCTAGAAGCAGATTGTATctttaaacaaatattatatgCCATTAAATATATGCATGATCATTGTGTAGCACATTGTGATATAAAGCCTGAAAATATTCTATTGCATAAAGATGGGCTAGTTAAAGTTTGTGATTTTGGTGTCAGCCAAGTTTTCCAAACTGGATGGGAAAAGAACCCACATTATCAAAAAGGTGCCCGTGGATCTGAGCCGTACGTAGCACCTGAAGAGTTTATCAAAGATCATAAATATGATCCTAAATTATCAGATTGTTGGAGTTGTGGTATCATCTATTGTAATCTTTTGATGATTGATGAGCCATTATGGAAAGTAGCTATAGCTTCTAAAGATcctatttttaaagattattGCCATCAAATCGTTCATactaaaaaatttcaattaattgaaacTAAGTTTAAACATATTAACGCAGAGCATAATGAGaatcaaaaacaaacaatttATGGCATTTTAAGATGGGAACCTGAGAAAAGATTAACAGTTACTCAAGTATTAGAGACACATTGGATGAGACATACGATTTGTTGTGTAGACTATTTACATCGACGTGAACATACTAACCATTAA
- the MCD4 gene encoding mannose-ethanolamine phosphotransferase MCD4 (similar to Saccharomyces cerevisiae MCD4 (YKL165C); ancestral locus Anc_1.184) has product MWNKHRITFITVGVVFHLFYLWSIFDIYFVSPLVHGMQQHKSTNEPPAKRLFLIVGDGLRADTTFDKINHPITGETDYLAPFLRSIVLEEGTYGISHTRMPTESRPGHVAMIAGFYEDVSAVTKGWKENPVNFDSFFNQSKHTYSFGSPDILPMFKDGASDINRIDTWMYGHEFEDFTQSSIELDAYVFRHMNELFFNSTVNETLNYEIRQDGNVFFLHLLGCDTAGHSYRPYSAEYYDNVKYIDKMVSKLVDDVTTFFNDNDTAFIFTADHGMSAFGSHGDGHPNNTRTPLIAWGAGINKPVKNEVPIFDNYTEGWNLGSIKRNDVKQADIASLMSYLIGANYPANSVGELPMNYIKADESVKLHALYNNAKSILEQYFVKENEVIGSQFIYKEYPKFVEKSYTQYINEIEQLIEKIRISDSNENQDFDILVNEAIQLTEELMKITLEGLHYLTTYNWRFIRSIVTMGFVGWIVYAFTIFLRLFILRQDFNNIIKTSVLNYFISISMGIILNYILYYQRSPFNFYMYLLFPIYFWCQIFTNKLILQKGVKEFFKNISNVNKIILFLLTLGLYEGIVYGFFHRWIFTIIFNVLISYPILCGIKDIKINFYWLITSVSISVFTLFDAVKIESLTQINLASVLIAGSGLYQLIQIKPIINSYTCNLMNFQIFLIMAITYLTNKSVKSLQERNGLPVDSQILSWAIIFISLIVVPSLHYLKPNNNSKVRLIIIYLTFAPVFIILSISFEALFYFVYTMYIIQWIEIETEIKKLHFSKKAISKDAIKEDWLQLIRVSLIGFFLLQITFFGTGNVASISSFSLDSVYRLIPIFDPFPMGALLMLKLIIPYILLSMGLGILNIKLKIDSFTISTLIISTSDILSLNFFYLLKTEGSWLDIGVTISNYCLAILSSLFMLILEIIGHLLLKNVDTLEDTTASSSKNRISEEKKNI; this is encoded by the coding sequence atgTGGAATAAACATAGAATAACGTTTATTACAGTTGGGGTAGTATTCCATCTATTTTACCTGTGGtctatttttgatatttatttcgTGTCACCATTAGTCCATGGGATGCAACAGCATAAGAGCACCAATGAACCTCCAGCTAAGAGATTATTCTTAATTGTAGGTGATGGATTAAGGGCCGATACAACTTTTGACAAGATTAATCATCCAATTACTGGTGAAACAGATTACCTAGCTCCATTCTTAAGATCAATAGTCTTGGAAGAAGGTACTTATGGTATTTCTCATACAAGAATGCCCACTGAATCACGTCCAGGTCATGTTGCCATGATTGCAGGTTTTTATGAAGATGTTTCTGCAGTAACAAAAGGTTGGAAAGAAAATCCAGTCAACTTTGATAGTTTTTTCAACCAATCAAAGCATACATATTCATTTGGATCTCCAGATATTTTACCAATGTTTAAAGATGGTGCTAGTGATATAAATAGAATTGATACTTGGATGTATGGTcatgaatttgaagatttcACTCAATCTTCCATTGAATTAGATGCATATGTATTTAGACATATGAATgaactttttttcaattcaacTGTTAATGAAACTTTGAATTATGAAATTAGACAAGATGGGAATGTATTTTTCCTACATCTATTAGGTTGTGATACCGCTGGTCATTCATATAGACCTTATTCAGCTGAATACTATGATAATGTTAAATATATCGATAAAATGGTTTCTAAATTAGTTGATGATGTTACTACTTtctttaatgataatgatactGCCTTTATCTTTACAGCTGATCATGGTATGAGTGCATTTGGCTCTCACGGTGATGGCCatccaaataatacaaGAACTCCATTGATTGCATGGGGTGCAGGTATCAATAAACCAGTGAAGAATGAAGTAccaatatttgataattataCTGAAGGTTGGAATCTTGGTTCTATTAAACGTAACGATGTTAAACAAGCAGACATTGCCTCATTAATGTCTTATTTGATTGGTGCTAATTATCCTGCTAATTCAGTTGGTGAATTACCTatgaattatattaagGCCGATGAAAGCGTTAAGTTACATGCCCTATATAACAATGCTAAAAGTATTTTGGAACAATATTTCgttaaagaaaatgaagttATTGGAtctcaatttatttataaagaatatcccaaatttgttgaaaaatcttatactcaatatattaatgaaattgaacagttaattgaaaaaattcgTATTTCAgattcaaatgaaaatcaagattttgatattttagtCAATGAAGCGATTCAATTAACTGaagaattaatgaaaattacaCTCGAAGGGTTACATTATTTAACCACTTATAACTGGAGATTTATTAGAAGTATTGTAACTATGGGATTTGTTGGTTGGATTGTTTACGCTTTTACCATTTTCTTAAGACTTTTCATCCTAAGACAAGATTttaacaatattattaaaacatctgttttaaattattttatttctatttcaaTGGgtataatattgaattatattttatattatcaaagatctccatttaatttttatatgtATCTTTTATTCCCAATTTATTTCTGGTGTCAAATTTTtactaataaattaattttacaaaagggtgttaaagaatttttcaagaatatttcaaatgtcaataaaataattttatttttattaactttAGGATTATATGAAGGAATTGTTTATGGATTTTTCCATCGTTGGATATTTACCATAATTTTCAATGTATTAATTAGTTATCCAATTTTATGTGgcattaaagatattaagaTTAATTTCTATTGGTTAATCACAAGTGTATCAATTTCAGTCTTCACATTATTTGATGCCGTTAAGATTGAAAGTTTAACTCAAATCAATTTAGCAAGTGTATTAATCGCAGGGAGTGGGttatatcaattaattcaaattaaacCAATTATCAATTCATATACATgcaatttaatgaatttccaaatatttttgattatgGCTATTACATACTTAACTAATAAATCTGTGAAATCATTACAAGAAAGAAACGGGCTGCCAGTAGATTCTCAAATCTTAAGTTGGgcaattattttcatcagtTTGATCGTAGTGCCATCATTACATTATTTGAAACCAAATAACAATTCTAAAGTTAGATTAATAATCATCTACTTAACATTTGCACCAGTATTTATCATATTgtcaatttcttttgaagCTTTATTCTATTTCGTTTACACCATGTATATAATCCAATGGATTGAAATTGAGacagaaattaaaaagcTTCATTTCTCCAAGAAAGCCATTTCCAAGGATGCTATCAAAGAAGATTGGTTACAATTGATTAGAGTATCATTGATTGGGTTTTTCCTACTACAAATCACATTCTTCGGCACAGGTAACGTGGCATCAATCTCATCTTTCTCATTAGATTCAGTCTACAGGTTGATCCCTATCTTTGATCCATTCCCCATGGGAGCCCTACTGATGTTGAAGTTGATAATTCCTTACATCTTATTATCTATGGGTCTAGGTATATTGAATATCAAGTTGAAGATCGATAGTTTTACTATCTCTACACTGATTATCTCTACAAGTGATATATTatctttgaattttttctatttattGAAAACCGAAGGGTCATGGCTAGATATCGGTGTCACCATATCGAACTATTGTTTGGCAATCTTGTCTTCCTTATTCatgttaatattagaaatcaTCGGCCATTTGTTATTGAAGAATGTCGATACCCTCGAAGATACAACTGCTTCCTCTTCAAAGAACCGTATATCTGAAGAGAAGAAGAACATATAG
- the TBLA0C05850 gene encoding uncharacterized protein (similar to Saccharomyces cerevisiae YJL160C and PIR1 (YKL164C); ancestral locus Anc_1.187) has product MQYKKTLAVAALASTSMAAYVPSEPWTTLSPNVTYSKGVTDYPSSFGIAVIPISTSNSTKSASSANATTQIKAKTTSKASSKAKSSTAKAKRAAVSQIGDGQVQVGTDTAPAPSKKSTAAAVSQIGDGQVQAATTTDKSTAAAVSQIGDGQVQAATTTAKSTAAAVSQIGDGQVQAATTTDKSTAAAVSQIGDGQVQAATTTAKSTAAAVSQIGDGQVQAATTTAKSTAAAVSQIGDGQVQATDKASSASGTVKDTATGAVSQITDGQIQASVSVNKDLATSTGSTSPATSSDPVQVVACSNNSTLGMSLKKGLLTDAKGRVGSIVANRQFQFDGPPPQAGAIYAAGWSITPQGNLAIGNNDVFYQCLSGDFYNLYDKSQGKQCHPVYLQAVDLISC; this is encoded by the coding sequence ATGCAATATAAGAAAACTTTAGCTGTCGCTGCTTTGGCATCCACTTCGATGGCTGCTTACGTTCCATCGGAACCATGGACCACTTTAAGCCCAAATGTCACTTACTCTAAGGGTGTCACCGATTACCCATCTTCTTTCGGTATCGCCGTTATCCCAATCTCTACATCTAATTCTACCAAATCTGCTTCTTCTGCTAACGCTACCACACAAATAAAGGCCAAAACCACCTCTAAGGCCTCTTCTAAAGCCAAGTCGTCCACAGCAAAAGCTAAGAGAGCCGCTGTTTCCCAGATTGGTGATGGTCAAGTTCAAGTCGGAACTGATACTGCTCCAGCTCCATCCAAGAAATCTACTGCTGCTGCAGTTTCACAAATTGGTGATGGTCAAGTTCAAGCTGCTACCACTACTGATAAATCCACTGCCGCTGCAGTTTCACAAATTGGTGATGGTCAAGTTCAAGCTGCTACCACTACTGCTAAATCTACTGCCGCTGCTGTCTCTCAAATTGGTGATGGTCAAGTTCAAGCTGCTACCACTACTGATAAATCCACTGCCGCTGCAGTTTCACAAATTGGTGATGGTCAAGTTCAAGCTGCTACCACTACTGCTAAATCTACAGCCGCTGCTGTCTCTCAAATTGGTGATGGTCAAGTTCAAGCTGCTACCACCACTGCTAAATCTACTGCTGCCGCCGTCTCTCAAATTGGTGATGGTCAAGTTCAAGCTACTGATAAGGCTTCCAGTGCTAGTGGTACTGTTAAAGATACTGCTACTGGTGCCGTTTCTCAAATCACCGATGGCCAAATCCAAGCTTCTGTTTCCGTCAATAAGGACCTAGCTACTTCAACTGGATCTACTTCTCCAGCTACCTCTTCTGACCCAGTCCAAGTCGTTGCTTGTTCCAACAACAGTACTTTGGGTATGTCCTTAAAGAAGGGTTTGTTGACCGATGCTAAGGGTAGAGTTGGTTCTATTGTTGCAAACAGACAATTCCAATTCGATGGTCCACCACCACAAGCTGGTGCCATCTACGCTGCTGGTTGGTCTATTACTCCACAAGGTAACTTGGCTATTGGTAACAATGATGTATTTTACCAATGTTTATCTGGTGATTTCTACAACTTGTATGACAAATCACAAGGTAAACAATGTCACCCAGTTTATTTACAAGCTGTTGATTTGATTTCTTGTTAA
- the MRPL38 gene encoding mitochondrial 54S ribosomal protein uL14m (similar to Saccharomyces cerevisiae MRPL38 (YKL170W); ancestral locus Anc_1.179), with product MIQLKTMLKVIDNSGAQLAECIKVIGKGSPQTPAKIGDRIVCVIQQARPVTQSIAGNSNTNRVRRGDIVHAIVVRTRQTNMNRPDGSSVAFGDNACVLINKTTGDPLGTRILANDGIVGRELRAKGMNKICALSSRVI from the coding sequence ATGATTCAACTAAAGACCATGCTGAAAGTTATCGATAACTCAGGAGCTCAATTGGCTGAGTGTATCAAAGTTATTGGTAAAGGTTCTCCACAAACCCCTGCCAAGATCGGTGATAGAATAGTATGTGTAATACAGCAAGCAAGACCGGTGACACAATCAATAGCTGGTAACTCCAATACAAATAGAGTACGTAGAGGGGATATAGTACATGCCATTGTTGTAAGGACGAGACAGACCAATATGAATAGACCCGATGGGTCATCTGTGGCATTTGGGGATAATGCTTGTGTGCTGATTAATAAAACTACTGGTGATCCATTAGGAACAAGAATCCTTGCTAATGATGGGATAGTAGGGAGAGAGTTAAGAGCCAAAGGTATGAATAAGATTTGTGCCTTATCTAGTCGTGTCATTTAA